DNA sequence from the Paenibacillus azoreducens genome:
TGATTTTCCATGGTGTCCAAAAGGTATTAAAAGAAACAGGATCTTCGAAATCCGAACGGAAGCAAACTTCCGGCGGATTGGATTATATTTGGTGGGATGACGCACAGACCTTTGTGATTCGTTATCATCACCCTAACGCTCATTTTCCAAGAGCGATGTCTTATACCTATCTGATGAAGGAAGTTCAGAAGATTCTTTGAACCGGTAAAAATACGGAACAATCTACTATTCATCTAGCTCATTCTCATAACTCATAATCAAAACCGAAGGCTTAACTTGAAGCGCCCTTGCTAATGCAGTGATCGTTAGCAGAGAGGGCGCTTTTTCGCCGTTCTCTAGTTCGCTAATATACGACCGATCGACGCGAGAATAAATGCTTAACTCATCTTGAGTAAACTTATTCTCCTTCCGTATTTTTCGCAAAGCTCTGCCGAAGGCAAGAAGTTCTATGGATTTTTCACTATGATTAGCCACGTTATAACCCCTTAATTGATAGTTAAAATAATCTTATGCGGTTCTATAAGGGAATTTCCGTAGGCTATTGCCTACAAAATGATTTGGGTGATACAATACAGATACTGGAAAATATATTAAATGGGTGTAAGTTTTTATTTGAATGGGAGCTGAAGCAATCATGAAATCGATCGTGAAAAATGATTCTAATGTTACTAGGCACCCGTCACTCAAACAGAAGCAGCTAGGTTTCAGTTATCTTGATACGATCCATCGTTTGAACAACTGTGTTCAAGAATACATGAGTTTATCTATTCACTTCTTGGAGAAAAATATGCTTCATGTAAGTCTATTATCCTGCAACAGAGCGCTAGAATGTATGTTAAATGCCCTATACTTAAAGCAAAATAAAGGACTGTTCAGTTACAACATTGTACCAGATGACATGCTTCAATTGCTCTCTAAAGATTCAGGGATAAAGATGGATTCATTGATCTTTATACAATCCTTATCCTATTTATGTCAGGAGAGGTCTCTGATCAGCAAAATGCAGTCTACACATTTAAAGAACCTAATTAAGAAAGCGGATGATCTGCTGCTTCAGTTCTCAAACCAACTCCCTATACCTACTGAAAAATACCATTCTGTTTTTGAATAATTTTATTGATCGGCTCATAGCGGACAGATAGGATCATGGCCGGAGGAGCTCGAAAATTACACATGTTCTGTTCTGGTGACCTCTCCCGTCATGACGCCTTAAAAAACCTATTTTAACTCGCGGCAACCGAGAGTCATGTTGCTTTTATCTTATACAGCCGAATAATAAAAGCGTGAATATAAGCTATACGCTATTAAATAACTAGAGGGCGCAAGAAGCAAAGAAATAGGGGACATGACAGTTGAAGAAGTGCTGGGGGAACGTAACATAAACTTGACGTAAGGAAAAGTCAACTGGGGTTGGAGAAATAAACAAGGATACCTATCAATCTGGGGTAACTCTTCTACTCAGTTACGGTGATTCTTAGAGCACTGAGAGTACACGTTCATAGTCGAGCCGCCCCCTCCCTTTTCAAAAGAACAGGAGGTCTCTCATTCAAGGGATCTTTATGTTATTTGGGCGCTGTCATCAGGGGCTTGTCTTCAGACTTTATGCAGTCTTCAGGGGTTGCGCTTATTTGCGAAAATTTAGTTTGCTCAATCTCCGCATTTATCCCCAATTCATAACCAACAAAATCAACCTTTTACCCCGATAATAGAACATTTACCACAATCCCATTTTAAGCTCTTAAACCTCCCCTCCACCTCAGCAACTCCTTCCTACACTCGACCAGTTAACATAAGATCCCCTCTTCTTTAATAAAAGCACAAAGTGTACTTCGCAAATTCCTATCAGATCTATACGATAATCCATAAATATCAAAAAGATAATCTTGGGAAAAAAGATGAACAAGAGCATCTGGGGAGAAAGGAATAAGGGGGAGGTGACACATCCGGATTCTGGAATATGAGGCGTATTGCGCTAGGAGGTCAATGAAAGATGAAATTCATACATCGGCTATCAAGCAAGTCGATCCGGTTCAAGTTGATTGCGGGTT
Encoded proteins:
- a CDS encoding helix-turn-helix domain-containing protein, translated to MANHSEKSIELLAFGRALRKIRKENKFTQDELSIYSRVDRSYISELENGEKAPSLLTITALARALQVKPSVLIMSYENELDE